In a single window of the Campylobacter iguaniorum genome:
- a CDS encoding MarR family winged helix-turn-helix transcriptional regulator yields MTKIRYLTIITPMKNKKSNKMTISLVSKLRDAANQFIISKLRANGLANISPSHGDILAILFDEKPHDMTEIAKRICKTKPTVTILVEKLENSGYIQRVKSDNDARVSLVYLSQKGVQLKPIFYQISKELNSVVYKDFSQIEAEILDKLLEKAILNFNQG; encoded by the coding sequence TTGACAAAGATTAGATATCTAACTATAATTACGCCTATGAAAAACAAAAAATCAAACAAAATGACAATATCTTTGGTATCTAAGCTAAGAGACGCCGCAAATCAGTTTATTATATCTAAGCTAAGGGCAAATGGTCTTGCAAATATATCGCCTAGCCACGGAGACATTTTGGCTATACTTTTTGATGAAAAACCTCACGATATGACAGAGATAGCAAAACGTATTTGCAAGACTAAGCCAACGGTGACAATTTTAGTAGAAAAGCTCGAAAACAGCGGATACATACAAAGGGTCAAAAGCGATAATGATGCAAGGGTTAGCCTTGTATATCTTAGCCAAAAAGGCGTCCAGTTAAAGCCGATTTTTTATCAAATTTCTAAAGAATTAAATAGTGTTGTTTATAAAGATTTTTCACAAATAGAAGCTGAAATTTTAGATAAATTACTAGAAAAGGCTATTTTAAATTTTAATCAGGGATAA
- a CDS encoding cupin domain-containing protein, giving the protein MNTEKNYKVVSLKDAGRCEFHDELNLTGCEMSINSLPSGISVPFVHSHKQNEELYIVLEGAGKAYIDGDEFEIKKGDILRLNPAAKRCFSASKDKGIKFICIQTKANSLEQFSMNDGVINDEKPSWL; this is encoded by the coding sequence ATGAACACAGAAAAAAACTATAAGGTAGTTTCATTAAAAGACGCTGGAAGATGCGAGTTTCATGATGAGTTAAATTTGACAGGTTGTGAAATGTCGATCAATTCGCTTCCAAGTGGCATAAGTGTGCCGTTTGTGCATTCTCACAAACAAAATGAAGAGCTGTACATAGTGCTTGAAGGAGCTGGAAAAGCATACATTGACGGCGATGAGTTTGAGATCAAAAAGGGTGATATTTTGCGCTTAAATCCAGCTGCAAAACGCTGTTTTAGTGCTTCAAAAGATAAGGGAATTAAGTTTATTTGTATTCAAACAAAGGCAAATTCGCTAGAGCAATTTAGCATGAATGACGGAGTCATAAACGACGAAAAACCAAGTTGGCTTTAA
- a CDS encoding GntR family transcriptional regulator translates to MKKTKSPRTQIYDFFINSLENSTLKPGDRIKEEDVATKTGFSRTPVREALTLLANEGLIESSIDGLRISVLDENSVTQLYEMREILEGTAAAFAAVHANEIEIHALEEIINKEKELTNPADIVQNNRVFHSMLFRCAHNKFLIKTINELTNTLLLLGKSTLSDEIRQKEAHDEHLKIIEALKNHDKESAQKFAKEHIKNAYKMRIKMFLQGKSI, encoded by the coding sequence ATGAAAAAAACAAAATCCCCAAGAACTCAAATTTATGATTTTTTTATAAATTCACTAGAAAACTCAACCCTAAAACCTGGCGATAGGATAAAAGAAGAAGATGTCGCGACCAAAACTGGCTTTTCACGTACACCCGTTCGCGAAGCTCTTACGCTTTTGGCAAATGAAGGACTTATAGAATCTAGCATTGATGGACTTAGGATTTCTGTTTTAGATGAAAACTCAGTAACTCAGCTTTACGAAATGCGTGAAATTTTAGAAGGTACGGCTGCTGCTTTTGCTGCAGTGCATGCAAACGAGATCGAAATCCACGCCCTTGAAGAGATTATAAATAAAGAAAAAGAACTTACAAATCCAGCTGATATAGTCCAAAATAATAGGGTTTTTCACTCTATGCTTTTTCGCTGCGCTCACAACAAATTTCTAATCAAAACGATAAACGAGCTGACAAACACGCTTTTGCTTCTTGGTAAAAGCACATTGAGCGATGAAATTCGCCAAAAAGAGGCTCACGACGAACATCTTAAAATCATCGAAGCACTCAAAAACCACGATAAAGAATCGGCTCAAAAATTTGCAAAAGAGCATATTAAAAACGCCTATAAAATGCGTATAAAGATGTTTTTGCAAGGCAAAAGTATATAG
- the tcuC gene encoding MFS transporter, which produces MKEDLESNSLKRSKSKEAGKIFKVASGNFMEMYDFAVYGFYAAFIAQTFFPSDNEFTAVLKSFIAYGVGFLMRPLGAVVLGAFMDKHGRRNGLLLTLSIMAIGTFSIAVCPSYEQIGILAPIIVVCGRLLQGFSAGAEVGGASVYLAEIAPKGLRGFYVSWQSGSQQIATIFAGLVGLGMYYLLGDQLTGEWGWRIPFLIGCLIIPFIVYIRRSLEETPEFKAIGHKAPKTFKAMMSSVAQNWRIVVLAVMFVMMTTVTFYFITAYTPRFATRALGLTKLDAFTLTAIIGLSNLFWLPFSGYLGDKIGRKPIILVMTTIGLFTAYPALSFLTSGDTSFGKIVMVELWLSFIFGAYNGVMIVSLSEFIPKEVKALGFSFAYSIAVAVFGGFTPVVSEILIENTGNPASPAYWLTFAAFCSFIASLIIFKKGGIYDKARSNAWEK; this is translated from the coding sequence GTGAAAGAAGATTTAGAGTCAAACTCGCTTAAACGATCCAAAAGCAAAGAAGCTGGAAAGATTTTTAAAGTAGCCAGCGGCAACTTTATGGAGATGTATGATTTTGCTGTTTATGGATTTTACGCAGCTTTCATAGCTCAGACATTTTTTCCATCGGACAATGAATTTACTGCGGTTTTAAAAAGTTTCATTGCTTATGGAGTTGGATTTTTGATGCGTCCGCTTGGGGCTGTTGTGCTTGGTGCATTTATGGATAAACATGGTCGCAGAAACGGACTTTTGCTTACATTAAGTATCATGGCTATTGGAACATTTTCTATCGCAGTCTGTCCAAGCTATGAACAAATCGGTATCTTAGCCCCGATAATTGTCGTTTGCGGTCGTTTGCTTCAAGGATTTTCAGCTGGGGCTGAGGTCGGTGGAGCTAGCGTTTATCTAGCTGAAATAGCGCCAAAGGGTCTTAGGGGATTTTACGTAAGTTGGCAAAGTGGTAGCCAGCAAATCGCAACAATATTCGCTGGGCTTGTTGGGCTTGGTATGTATTATTTGCTTGGCGATCAGCTTACTGGCGAGTGGGGTTGGAGAATTCCATTTTTGATCGGCTGTTTGATTATACCATTTATAGTGTATATTCGTCGCTCTTTAGAAGAGACGCCTGAGTTTAAGGCTATTGGACACAAAGCTCCAAAGACCTTTAAAGCGATGATGAGTAGCGTAGCGCAAAACTGGAGAATCGTTGTTTTAGCAGTTATGTTTGTCATGATGACGACTGTTACATTTTATTTTATCACAGCTTACACGCCACGCTTTGCGACTAGAGCTCTTGGTCTAACCAAACTTGACGCATTTACGCTCACAGCGATAATTGGTTTAAGCAATCTTTTTTGGCTTCCATTTTCTGGATATTTGGGCGACAAAATCGGTAGAAAACCTATAATTTTAGTTATGACAACGATAGGATTATTCACAGCTTATCCAGCTCTTAGCTTCCTTACAAGTGGAGATACGAGCTTTGGTAAGATTGTTATGGTTGAGCTTTGGCTTAGTTTTATTTTTGGAGCTTATAATGGCGTTATGATAGTATCTTTATCTGAATTTATACCAAAAGAGGTAAAGGCGCTTGGATTTAGTTTTGCTTATTCAATCGCAGTTGCGGTGTTTGGTGGATTTACTCCTGTTGTGAGTGAGATTTTGATCGAAAATACTGGCAATCCAGCAAGTCCAGCGTACTGGCTGACATTTGCGGCGTTTTGTTCTTTTATAGCTTCATTGATAATCTTTAAAAAAGGTGGAATTTACGATAAAGCAAGGAGTAATGCATGGGAGAAATAA
- the tcuA gene encoding FAD-dependent tricarballylate dehydrogenase TcuA, with protein sequence MGEINCDILVIGGGNAALCAAISAKENGADVVMLESSPKAWRGGNSQHTRNLRSMHYGPTDVLTDTYSEDEFFEDIYKVTKGQTNEEFARYVIKNTPEVVKWAKSHGVRFQGSFGGTLQLGRTNAFFLGGGKSLVNSYYKEAKKMGIKVLYEHEALSLDIQKEYIGVKVKDHANAQILNFKADACVIASGGFESNLDKLQEAWGKPAKNFLIRGTKFNQGKMLFALKDAGAKIIGDPTQGHMVAIDARAPKYDGGIASRVDCVSLGIVVNKEAKRFYDEGEDFWPKRYAIWGRLVASQEDQIGYSITDHKVLKRYMPPLFEPVVANSLDELADKMGLDAAALRKTVDEYNAGVVEGKFDHTVLDDCHTEGLEVNKTHWAQKIDTPPFYCYPLRPGVTFTYLGVKVTKEAAVVMENGEVCKNLFAAGEIMAGNILSQGYCAGFGMSIGSVFGRIAGREAAKSREQK encoded by the coding sequence ATGGGAGAAATAAATTGTGATATTTTGGTAATTGGTGGTGGAAACGCTGCGCTTTGTGCTGCTATCAGCGCTAAGGAAAATGGTGCAGATGTAGTAATGCTAGAAAGCTCACCAAAAGCGTGGCGTGGAGGCAACTCTCAACATACTAGAAATTTGCGCTCCATGCACTATGGGCCAACTGATGTTTTAACTGATACTTATAGTGAAGATGAGTTTTTTGAAGATATTTATAAAGTGACAAAAGGTCAGACAAATGAGGAATTTGCTCGCTATGTCATCAAAAATACTCCTGAAGTAGTCAAATGGGCAAAAAGCCATGGCGTGAGATTTCAAGGCTCATTTGGTGGAACGCTTCAGCTTGGCCGTACAAATGCGTTTTTCTTAGGTGGTGGTAAATCACTAGTAAACTCATATTACAAAGAAGCCAAAAAAATGGGTATCAAAGTGCTTTATGAGCATGAAGCACTAAGCCTTGATATCCAAAAAGAATATATCGGCGTGAAAGTTAAAGACCACGCAAATGCTCAAATTTTAAACTTCAAAGCAGATGCTTGTGTCATCGCAAGTGGTGGATTTGAGTCAAATTTAGACAAATTACAAGAGGCTTGGGGCAAACCAGCTAAAAACTTTTTGATTAGAGGAACTAAATTTAACCAAGGTAAAATGCTTTTCGCGTTAAAAGATGCTGGAGCAAAAATAATCGGCGATCCGACTCAAGGTCACATGGTCGCAATCGATGCAAGAGCCCCAAAATACGATGGTGGAATCGCTTCTCGCGTGGATTGTGTGAGTCTTGGAATCGTGGTAAATAAAGAAGCTAAGAGATTTTATGATGAGGGTGAGGACTTTTGGCCAAAACGTTATGCTATCTGGGGAAGACTAGTTGCGTCTCAAGAAGATCAAATTGGCTATTCTATCACAGATCATAAGGTGTTAAAACGCTATATGCCACCACTCTTTGAGCCTGTTGTCGCAAACTCACTTGATGAACTTGCTGATAAAATGGGGCTTGACGCGGCGGCTTTGAGAAAAACTGTTGATGAGTATAATGCCGGCGTGGTTGAGGGTAAATTTGACCATACTGTGCTTGATGATTGCCACACAGAGGGTCTTGAGGTGAATAAAACTCACTGGGCTCAAAAGATCGACACTCCGCCATTTTACTGCTATCCGCTCCGTCCTGGTGTGACATTTACCTATCTTGGAGTCAAAGTCACAAAAGAAGCAGCAGTGGTAATGGAAAATGGTGAAGTGTGTAAAAATTTATTTGCAGCTGGCGAAATAATGGCTGGAAATATCCTAAGTCAGGGATATTGCGCTGGATTTGGTATGAGTATCGGATCTGTGTTTGGGCGTATAGCTGGGCGTGAAGCGGCGAAATCAAGGGAGCAAAAATGA
- the tcuB gene encoding tricarballylate utilization 4Fe-4S protein TcuB, which produces MNENEALYNKAIRLSQICNACRYCEGFCAVFPAMEKRREFHIKDADYLANLCHQCGECLYACQYAPPHEFDLDVPRDFAAVRKESYKKFATPKFLGVAFEKAGLLTSILLLIVLAAFLALGSGNLGKDAAGNFYEITSYKTMVGMFGFFAAISFLMILVSCFKFTSHIDFKGVKFVDFIGALKDALSLKHLGGHNYEGCTFPNGEDRSNLRRYFHHFTFYGFMLCVGATSVAAFYDHFLSYHAPYPFFSVPKLLGTVGGIALAIGCTGLFAMKLKADPDLLDAKSLNIDYALIFMLFLSAISGLLLMIFRDSAALAYLLILHLSAILSFFIIAPYSKMMHLFYRYLALVKNAKECRTHA; this is translated from the coding sequence ATGAACGAAAATGAAGCATTATATAATAAAGCAATTAGGTTAAGTCAAATTTGCAATGCTTGTAGGTATTGTGAGGGCTTTTGTGCGGTGTTTCCAGCGATGGAAAAAAGACGCGAGTTTCATATAAAAGACGCTGATTATCTAGCAAATTTATGTCATCAGTGTGGCGAGTGCTTGTATGCTTGTCAGTATGCGCCACCTCATGAGTTTGATCTGGACGTGCCGCGTGATTTTGCAGCAGTGAGAAAAGAAAGCTACAAAAAATTCGCAACGCCTAAGTTTTTGGGTGTGGCGTTTGAAAAGGCAGGACTGCTAACTTCTATACTTTTGCTTATCGTTTTAGCGGCGTTTTTAGCTCTTGGAAGCGGCAATCTAGGCAAAGACGCAGCTGGGAATTTTTACGAAATAACAAGCTATAAAACAATGGTCGGCATGTTTGGATTTTTTGCAGCGATTTCGTTTTTGATGATACTTGTGAGTTGCTTTAAATTTACAAGTCATATCGACTTTAAAGGTGTTAAATTTGTTGATTTTATCGGTGCTTTAAAAGACGCTTTAAGCCTCAAACACCTTGGCGGACACAACTATGAAGGCTGTACATTTCCAAATGGCGAAGATAGATCAAATTTGCGTCGTTATTTTCACCATTTTACATTTTATGGATTTATGCTTTGCGTCGGAGCTACAAGTGTGGCAGCGTTTTATGACCATTTCTTGAGCTACCATGCCCCATATCCATTTTTCTCAGTTCCAAAACTACTTGGTACAGTAGGCGGAATCGCTCTAGCTATTGGATGTACTGGACTTTTTGCTATGAAGCTAAAAGCCGATCCAGATTTGCTTGATGCAAAGAGTTTAAATATCGATTATGCTTTAATCTTTATGCTGTTTTTAAGTGCAATTAGCGGGCTTTTGCTTATGATTTTTAGGGATAGCGCAGCTCTTGCTTATCTTCTTATTTTGCATTTAAGTGCGATTTTAAGCTTTTTTATCATAGCTCCATATTCAAAGATGATGCACCTGTTTTATCGCTATTTAGCGCTTGTCAAAAACGCTAAAGAGTGTAGAACGCATGCTTAA